From one Humulus lupulus chromosome 8, drHumLupu1.1, whole genome shotgun sequence genomic stretch:
- the LOC133798516 gene encoding probable adenylate kinase 6, chloroplastic: protein MAALSYQVLRPVRVLTSARLSSLVLSIRCFSSSSSADDSSVDLLQTASFRDPKRTTNQSVPLRREPNQRNVQWVFLGCPGVGKGTYASRLSNLIGVPHIATGDLVREELSSSGPLAPQLAEVVNHGKLVSDEIIINLLSNRLQAKGESGFILDGFPRTIRQAEILEKVTDIDLVINLKLREDALLAKCLGRRLCSECGGNYNIASIDIKGEDGNSDMYMPPLLPPPHCASKLITRADDTEEVVKERLRIYNEMSRPVEEFYHSRGKLLVFDLPGGIPESWPKLLQALNLEDHDKQSAAA, encoded by the exons ATGGCGGCGTTGAGCTACCAAGTTCTCAGACCGGTCAGGGTCTTGACCTCTGCCAGGCTCTCTTCCTTGGTCTTGTCGATTCGgtgcttttcttcttcttcttcggcgGATGATTCGAGTGTTGATCTTCTACAAACGGCGTCGTTTCGTGACCCCAAGCGGACAACGAACCAGAGCGTTCCTCTTCGGCGAGAGCCAAATCAGAGGAATGTTCAGTGGGTTTTTCTGGGCTGTCCCGGCGTCGGGAAGGGAACCTACGCTTCTCGCCTATCCAATCTTATTGGTGTTCCTCACATCGCTACTGGCGATCTAGTCCGGGAAGAACTTTCCTCTTCTGGACCCCTCGCTCCTCAG CTTGCAGAAGTTGTTAATCATGGAAAATTGGTTTCAGATGAAATTATAATAAACTTATTATCCAATCGGCTTCAAGCTAAGGGTGAATCTGGCTTCATTCTGGATGGTTTCCCTCGAACTATAAGACAAGCG GAAATTTTAGAGAAAGTGACTGATATAGACTTGGTGATTAATCTAAAACTCAGGGAAGATGCTTTACTTGCAAAGTGCCTTGGAAGAAGGCTTTGCAGTGAATGTGGTGGAAATTATAACATTGCCAGTATCGACATTAAGGGAGAGGATGGGAACTCAGACATGTACATGCCTCCGCTTCTTCCTCCTCCTCATTGTGCATCAAAGCTTATCACAAGGGCTGATGACACAGAAGAAGTTGTTAAGGAAAGACTACGTATATATAATGAAATG AGTCGCCCTGTGGAGGAGTTCTACCACAGTCgtgggaaattattggtatttgatctTCCTGGAGGAATTCCAGAATCGTGGCCAAAGCTGCTTCAAGCTCTGAATTTAGAAGACCATGATAAGCAGTCTGCAGCAGCCTAA